The following DNA comes from Solea solea chromosome 6, fSolSol10.1, whole genome shotgun sequence.
tgaggaggaggaagaaatttGACAgttaacaaacaaaagagagtCTTGGACAACAGGTGACAACGTATGTCTGGATAAATAATGTCAATGTAAAATAGTGTTTCTCAGTAATTGATGTGTTTAAATCTCATGATGCACACTGGAAGTGATTAGTTTTATGCCATGAcagctgaggcagcagcagcattgtaACAGTGAAGCGAGAGTGTGACACAAAGAAGCTCCCACAAAAAGTTTTCCACCAGTATTTCAGCAGTTTgtaaactttttgttttgttttttttagtgttttctcCATTATCTGATCATATACTTCTTCCCACAAGGGGGCGCTACCACATCATGGCCACAGCTCATGGAGGAGACTCCTGGGACTCCACAAAGcttcacacagaaaacatggtCTTACTCCTGTATGTACCTCACTGTTTTTGCATCTCtttaaacactgacaaacactgtgCTCCGCAGCTCATTAACTTACTGCTCGCCCCCTTTTTTTGTTCcattgttataaaataaatgtctatGAAATGTGATAGAAGATGCACAAATCTGAGCATAATCTAACAATCAAAAAGTAGAGTCGTTTATAAAGtttcaaacagaaaaaagggGCCATTTGATGAGTTGTATTCATCTCTTCAGGCCGAGGCCAGACATTCGACCGAGCAGTCAAACAGTATGGACAGGAAGTGGTCTCGTCTGGAGCGGGATCTGGAGGAGGGATCCCGCCGATTGGCCATGGCCCACACTGAGATCCGACGTTTGACCGATGAGCTGGAGTCTGCACGCTTGACCCAAAGGGCTTATGGTGAAAAGTTGCCTGCATCATTCTCACAGAGATTTCTCATAGTGATAATCTTGGTCTTTAACTTAGCATTAAATCAAGCTTGCCACTGGTTCTTAAGAAAAGCAAACACCCAGTTTTCCTATAAATATTTGTATGTTACTGCATTTTCAcaagttctttttttatcaccacACAATACCCCGGGGAGAAAATGTGAAGTTTCAAAAACTCTGACAgcgacactttttttttgtttttgtttttcagagtctGAGCTTCAGGCGGCGCAGCAGGAAGTAGAAAAACTGGAGAAgtgtggtgatttttttttttttttatgtgttttccaAAATAATTGCTCTATGTTACTGAGTTTACTGAACATATACTATATCTATACTGTTTACTTCATTACCCCAGTGAATCAAAAGAATGGGCTGTTGATTTTTGTCATTGACATCATTTTTTAGAGTTGTTGTTCTTTAAACGCCAATGTGAACTCAAGgatgaaagcaaacaaacagctTCCAATTACAGATACAGTGAGATGTGTTATAATTCATTCATGTCGTCTGACGATCACATGATCTGACCTTGTTTCGAAAAGAAATGGTCGAAGTGCGAAAGGAGAAAGAGCTGAATGATCGTCTGGACCTGGAGATCAGAGCCTTGCGGGTCAGAGTCCGTGCCCTGGATGCAGAGAAAAGCTGTCTGCAGCGGAAGGTAGGATACAACAAACATAACAATGCCATTATATTCACGATTTATCTTTGCAGcaaataattacacattttttcgTTGTGGCTTTAATCTGGTACTTCATTACAAATGATTAAGTAGAGAAGGCACTCGGAGAGCTCAAATCTCACTTAGTTAATATTAACAACTGTTTTAAACGCATACTGAATCTGGAtcagcctaaccttaacccaacctaCATCCACCCAAATATAATGATGCTTTTTGAGTgttgctgctcacagacagacaaatgtgtCGAAAGAAACACAACCTAATTATATAAGAGGCTGAGTAAACTTGTTTATCTGTTGTATCTTATTTGTGACAACAAAGCAATAGAGTGCAGATATTGCAGTTGACCGTATTTCTAACATCGGTGTCACATGATGGCGACAGTGCCCGAGGATTGGCTGTTTAACCCTTAATGCTCAGGAGCACCCATGGGAAATTGcggtgggaataatacacaactccttatatggatatcctgtgtgtgtttgtatttatagtttacatattcaggctttaaaaatatgttgtttttttcgtcttatgtgttgttgagtccaagttatgattcattttttatttgcatttttagccacaaatttaatctgattttaaacattttgagtactttttgctcaggcggatttatgtagttggtgaaaataaaatagttattcatcagattgcctaggttgtgctgatataagacactttacattgcacattcttaccgtctgtatatactatatgttTAAATATAGTAATGGGGGAAAAAGCAGCCCAAATGCACggtgttctcagggttaaataaaaaaaaaaaaaacaattgctaaaaagaaaaacaaactaaaacctAGTCCCAGCACAGCCCTACTGCATCACTCTAAGGATGCTCTGAATCCAGATGCAGTTTCTGTTCTGTACACAATATCCACTGTGTTTCttatgttttttcccccctcaggtTTTAACTTTGCAGAAGGAGGTGGTTCGGTTAGAGACAGAGctacaggaacagcagcagcagcagcagcagtctgagCGGCAGCTCCACGCTGTGCAGGTCCAGCTTGACCAGACTAATGAGCTGGCTGAAGTAAGAAAGATTTCCCCCGTCACCAGCTCCGTGTTCCGTTCACATAATAGAATGTTATTGTCAGACACATCAGTATCGGCTGACACGGAGATGAAAGTTTTTGTGAATACGTGCCTGAGTGTCGCTCTTGTCGCACTTTTTAGTGTCGggaaactgaactgaatcagAGCCATCGGGTACGCAGAGATTTACAGAATAAGCTCAGCACTCAGGAGATGTGTCTTTTGGACAAGGACACAGAAGTGAGTGATCAGCATATTTAAATACTATTTCAATAACAGATAaccaaatacatttataatagaAATAAACTGCAGTGGCAGATTATTGCATCTTTCTTCTTACATaatgtcaaaatgtgtttgtatgcttTCAGATGTGTTACTTGAAGCAGCATCTGGATAATTACCTGCATAAGTATGATATTTTACCTTATATCTTCCAAATATAACATGCTTGTCGATGTAATTGTTtaaccctctgtgtgtgtgtgtgtgtgttaaatcagGCAGCTGGAGAAGGAGACAACACTGATATTAGATGACAGTGAGCAACAAACACAGTTGAATGAGGAAAGCGAACCACATCAGGTAATATCATATGTCCAGAACTATGTTGGGTTATGGTTGCTCATGTTATTAACTGTGAATTGTGAAACCATCAAACGGCTGACGTTGGCGTTTCTGATTCCCAGTCCACCCGGGACGAGTGTGAGACGCTCAAAGCGGAGATCTGTGAAACCCTCAAACGCCTCGACAAAGAGCGCAGGTGATATGTCTGTGATGTTGCTGCCACGTGAGGGTCGCGGGATGTACCCTGGAcacatcgccagtccatcacagagacaaacaaccatgcaatctcacacctacagtcaatttatagtgtccaatttacctaatctgcatgtttttgaggggacattgcattgacttacattcatttcttggagacttactctaaccttaaccacaattactactggcctaatcctaatcctaaccctaacctcaacctaaccatgaaacatatcttcaccttaaaatgtagtaatttacgttatggggacttgctttttgtccccacaaggaggacaagtccccataatgtgactgtgtaaacaggttttggtccccacaacattagtaatacctggtacacacacacacacggggagaacatgcaaactccatgcaaaaagACCCTTTTTCTGACCAGGTCTCAAACCTGAGTTTTCTTCCTGCAAAGGCAACTACACCAACCACTACACCGACTGTGCGGCCTCTGAATAACTCATGTATTCAAAAATGACAACATATGAATATAGTATATATGATACTATATtcattatgttttgtgtttaatcatttacagtaaataccaCGCgatgaaggaaaaacacaaagccAGAATGTGTTCTGCCAAGCAGAAGCTCGATGATGAAACCACGTGGCGGGATGAGAGGATTAAAGGTCTCGAGCGGGAATTGTCCTTGTGTTCCCATTCGTTAACAAAGGTAATAAATCTGCAGCGCTAGGAAGTGCGTTATTCACATCAATGCATGTCCCAGATTAAGGGAGAACTGCAACAAAGGCTTCTCCTTTATTTTATCTGCAGCTTTTTTCAAGCTTCTCTGCCttgaaagcaaaacaaaggcaCCTGAGGGCATTCATCCAAATGTCAAGAAATGCAAATAGTTACCTTGTAGTTGACTGTGTGAACTTGtataacatttgatttgaacaaTTCACTTGTGTAAAGTTTGGTTAGTAATGATTCATTAAAAACAGGCTTGAGTTATTGTGATGAATCTAAACTTTTCCCGTTCCAAACTACAAAAATTCAAAAATAGatcacacataaataaatcattttgtttcCATAGCAGCCACTTTGACATATTTTAGTAGCAAAATCACAGGTGATACTGAGGATTTTAATAATGATGGCTCTGGTCAGGACAGTGTGGCAGTAAACCTGCATGCTTGCTGAAACTGAgtaagctaaatggaactcagacatcattaaccctttaacacctaagccttttttggcttattttaaccataaaaggtccagaaaatgtcccgtaaccaagtgcttttgcccatttttccagaataactttcaatatctggcagttatttataatttcctgcatgttaaaataatattgCAAGTATTAacgatttaaaatgaaggaaaacaaaacgttttattgagaaaaaacaccgtggttgtacacgaacaccagattttgcgtgttaaatttgaatactataatactataatatagTCTGCAATACGCTCggttgttaaagggttaatttgcttatttacacctgtgcttttcctgctgtgttaaAATGGCTTCTGTGCTAAAGGTTCATTAGataaccatccatccatccattcaatcatcatcatctaccgttttatcctccaaAAGGGTCGTGGGTCACTGGAgtcgatcccagctgacacagggcaaaaggtggggtacaccctggacaggtcgccattAGACACCCAtcaacacttaaaaaaagaaaaaaagaaatgaacaacTCTTCCAAATGATATCAAAATAGACAATACATGTGGAAATCATGTCTCCACCAGAGGCAAGACAACAAGGGAAGCGCTGAATGGTCTAATATgcactgttgtatttacatttcattacttaACGTTCACTAGAACGTTAAACCACCGCTTCTTGTCCCCAAATCTTACCCAAtgcttgttttaaatgaatatattcATTCGTACTTTCCAGGTGAAGGAGCTCGTGGCGAGCGTAACTGTGGAAAATGAGAAGCTGCTCAGCGAGAGGACGGGCTTGTTACGAGAGCTCAGCGAGAAGGACGGTGACCTCACTGCGGCTTCGTCCAAACGCAGGTATTTAAACTCCCAAAGTCGACGCTTCAGGAAAGTCGTTTAGGAATTTAGCTTGTTGGTGATAACGATCAGAGGcgtttgttgtgatgttaaggGTGGACTTCCTGGAGGTGGAAAACAAGAAACTGGGAAACCAAATAATCCACTTGTGCAGCCAGCTTGCCGTCCTGGAGCGACGCATGCAGAACATGCAGTCACAGCATGTTGCTGAGGTGCAGTATATTGGGCACAACTAAACCtattaattaaattattgaAAATTCTGTAACCACACGATCTTAAACTGTATATAAATGAACTGTAATGGCACATAATGTCCTCTGGGGGGTTTCAAACCCAGTTGAAATCATTCtgtatcaacattttttattcaaGATGCGTCTCTGATAGTGAGATACTCACAGTTTTTAGTTTGTAATCGTCTAACAAAGAGGCTTACTTCCTATCTTTAGGAGCTGAAGAAAAAATACAATCCTGATATTACTACACCTCCCTCTGTGCAGTCTTCAAGGTAGGTGTGATTGCATGAGAGAACATAAAAGCACACATACGTATATAATAAATGTCCGGTAACTCTGACTGTGTCCGTGTAGCGTGACGACACCGACGCCTTCTAAATTCCAGATCTTGCTGGATCACAAGGACGTGACCTCATCATCACCGCGTCCTTTGATCCCAGTTACCTGAATCTGACCTCTGCCCAGAGATGCACACaccaatctgctgctgctgctgctgctgctgctgctgcggctccACCACCACCTGCACTCAGCACTTAAGTTTTATCTttcaaaaaacatgtatattattgtatttatgCTATTTTATTTATCAGTAAATGAGATTAATAAAGAACAGAATGAGCCATTTTTGAGTCTCTGTTTTAAGTTTTCTCTACAATCCCAGACttttaacgttttttttaacagagtaTAGTTGAATGAGTTTAACTTGTTGTACACTTTCTACCTCATATTAACTAAGTTGTATTGCTACCACGATTGGCACAATCCTGTGGGTTTAAGGCAAGTTTATGTGTATAGCACTAGTtaaacacaggtgtgtgtgctgCTACAAAGGGCatagtcatttaaatcacaagataaaagtgtgatttatctatgcaaagtgcatttaaaagacaTGAATGAACTGATAAATAAGATGATTATTTAAGAATTTTAGAAAAGCTACAGTAAATACTGATTAGCTGCCAATGTGAGCAGATCTCAGGTATTTAGGAAGTTTGTTCCACAGGTGCAGGAAGAGAAGAATAACGGAATActgcttcactttgtttggtcCTGCATCTGAGAAACAGTTCACTACAATATTGATGCATGTGTATACTGACCAGTCATTTAAAGTGGTGTAGCTCTCTTCCAGTgtggttgttgctgttgtgttccACTGGGAATGGAACGAATGAGGCGATCGACAAATCCAGTGACACCTATGAAAAGATCAGATAAACCCTTAgaatacagagcatttaggctgcttttttccatttctatgttaaaaaatgtgcaatatagagtgtcttttttttttcccagtacaAACtttaggcaatctgatgattttttttggggcATTTTCACTAATTGTATAAACAcaactgagcaaaaagtacaaaaaaaaaaaaagtaaaattggAAATTTGGAAATAGTTAGCTTGGCTCGTTATTAggaacaaaaattaaataaaaacggGTCTATTTTGTGCACAATGATCGCTCCTCACGTTTTTttctgagaaaatgaaaaaaaaaaaaaaggcatcaccTTCAGTACCTACAGGGTCCATTAGGGGATGATAGCACACATTCAGGGGGTCACTGCAATTGTTATTCAGTCCTTTTATTCTTTGTACAGGTAAATCAGAGACCTATTACACAATTCTTTCATTTCAATgtatcaaacaaacacactcgcGCAACAAAGACAAACCGACAAGCATCTCGAAAAACCCTCGAGCGCTTTTGTATTCTTTGAAAGGCGGGCAAGGAAATTGGCAGCTGCAAAGGTGCATTTAATGAAGTCTGATCTCAATTATCAGTATGGGGAAGTGTATGTACTTTGTTAATTATAGCATAGATTCTTAAGATTTGTCCTCGAGCTCTACACACCTTGAAGAGCAAAACTCTTCACACACTTTTAATATATTTAGTCATCAAATATACTGCGTTTCAAGGGTttcagcacgtgtgtgtgtgtgtggtacaagATTTGACCCAAACAGGGAAAACAATCATCTGAGAAAGACGATCGGACTCTAAATGCaaatgacagaggaaaacaaaaatgagccACACAGTGCATTAACTCACTCATCGTCTaccactttctcctccacacGAGAGCCGTGGCGGGGTTGGAgtcaattccagctgacatagggcgaaaggtgggttACACCAAAGGGCAAACGCACCAATCGATCTCATACTCACACCtgcagtcaatttagagcaggggtctcaaactcaaatgacctgagggccacgGAGTGTCTTGTCTGGTCagtcaagtaaaagtaaaaaaaaaaaaaagcccaacttttttgggaaaagcaacagttgtggCAGACaatatgagctcaaaatgatatatcaatatgccgtattgattccttttttatatgtacttgtGTGCCTGGTGTGAgcatttctgtcttttatccattattttatccactgtgtttgttttaaagtgcttcacaaataaagttggattgaattggatcatttcaaaataaaagtgcttgctttaatatgcaacaatattcacaataaaaaaaaaattaatctatttaatctataaattaaaaaaaacaaaaaaaaaaaaatacagaaataactccatacaacttgatattgtttggaagGCCACATGTGGTCCCCCTGGGGGCCGCCACTTTGAGACcactgatttagagtgtccaatgtcCTGGTGTGGAAAACTGGGATTcgaaccggtgaccttcttgctgtcaGGCAACAATGCCAACCCAATCAGTCTAAGGTGCGCGTAGTTTCTTATACTGTT
Coding sequences within:
- the si:dkey-264d12.5 gene encoding myosin-9 gives rise to the protein MEQIEEELEHMSSWLTEQGFAPDSSQEAQLCFLWRVLECTRSRLSSVTRDQDMQRSQHLAEMTEVHKSLEQIRIFTGHKDVLAQEIQEENDRLKDQLQQLISLQDAQISEVAKMLYQQGLTELIHSSPSEQVAYLLVERASILETSEGPIINNNNNSSMDNSAGAGNTAGRQGSEIQAHGNARQGALPHHGHSSWRRLLGLHKASHRKHGLTPAEARHSTEQSNSMDRKWSRLERDLEEGSRRLAMAHTEIRRLTDELESARLTQRAYESELQAAQQEVEKLEKCEMVEVRKEKELNDRLDLEIRALRVRVRALDAEKSCLQRKVLTLQKEVVRLETELQEQQQQQQQSERQLHAVQVQLDQTNELAECRETELNQSHRVRRDLQNKLSTQEMCLLDKDTEMCYLKQHLDNYLHKQLEKETTLILDDSEQQTQLNEESEPHQSTRDECETLKAEICETLKRLDKERSKYHAMKEKHKARMCSAKQKLDDETTWRDERIKGLERELSLCSHSLTKVKELVASVTVENEKLLSERTGLLRELSEKDGDLTAASSKRRVDFLEVENKKLGNQIIHLCSQLAVLERRMQNMQSQHVAEELKKKYNPDITTPPSVQSSSVTTPTPSKFQILLDHKDVTSSSPRPLIPVT